In the Populus trichocarpa isolate Nisqually-1 chromosome 8, P.trichocarpa_v4.1, whole genome shotgun sequence genome, aaataaaatactatctGATTAAGCATAGTCAATAGTGTTCAAGGAAGCTATAGTTAACTCCAaagaaataagaattttaacttaaaaacaaaaaaagatttacTGGTAGCGGGATTTCCTCACTCCATGAGTCAAATCCGTATTTGATTATAACTTAAGTTGGATCAATTCTAGGAGGCAGACTCTTCGAGCCCGCAAACAACCATACCTGAGTATCACAAAAAAAGGAGGGACTTTTCTAGCGTTTCTAGGAGTGCAgtttaaaaattctgaaattatttttatatataattttagattattttgataccttgatattaaaaataaattttataaaataaaaaaatatgtttttaatatttttaaataaaacatacttttaaaaaatattttttattactatctCAAACACTCCTTTATTTAATGGATGAGAATGAGCTTATAACCTGATATGCACACTCTTGCCTTGCCACTTGCAATCGTCCGCTGTAGAAGAATTTTAAGTAGCAACACAGTTGGTATTTTAAGTAGCAACACAATTTTAAGTAGCAACACAATACACTAACTAGCTTGATATGCTTTCGACTTTATCTGGCATGTCAATTGTTAAACATTCTGATAATGGGTAACAATATCTCTGCATCAGATAACTGTAGCCGGTTgatcttgtttttttccccctctAAGAAGAGGAATCTTGTCTAAGAACCCTGTGATCATACAATCGCATGCCCGTATAAACTGCTCTGTATAAGCTCGTTTAGCCTGCCATGCTCAGCAATACTGCTTTCATAGATAGATTGTGTGCCTGAGTGGCCCTTGACTCTCTGAATAGTTTTCGATGTTGATGCACATGATTGTGATTCCGTTGAGTTGGGCATGATCTCTGCTGTTGGACATATCCTAATGCCACGATTATTTCTCTAATTCCATGTTTCTTGAAGGATAACACCATGAAAGATGAGTCTGAAGAACCATTCACCGCCCAGCACCGGTGGTCTTTCACTCCAACCAAGTTCAATCAACAAGCATTCCGTATCCAGTACAATGGATATTAGTCCTTATCCGTCGAAGACTGATGCACCAGATGAGAAGCTTGGAGTGAAAGACCCATCCCAACAAAATCACTCTGCACAGGCTTCCTCTGTTGTTAAATGATAGTTAGAGAGCTTTGCTTAATCCAAGAACAACGAACCAGGAGCAGAACAAGAACTTCAAAGGTTACTGCTAtccctcaaattttatttatagataaaatcaaagatTTCAAGATCTTTATCataaagaaaaggaatcatAATAGCCATAATCTCATTTATCTAAGAGATTACGTAAGTACATAGGCTTATTCTAAGTCAAGCAAATATCTAGctaaatttaaacttaaaaatcaggacataaaaaaaatatcataacagATAGATAAGTATGACTAAAAAATAACCGATAATAACCTCTAGCTTTAATACCCCACCACTTCAACATCCTCCTCACACTTCAGCTCTTCACATATAACGGACATTTTTACACGTTCTTTGAAGGATATACAGCCCTGTCCACAGATATCTTCCACAGCAGTCCAATCTCCACAGCTGTTCTCCCCATCACCAGTGGATTCTCTTCCTGTTCAAAGGCATAAACCTTGTTATGGATGGCTTAGCAGTGATGATGAGGATTAACCATTTCTTTGCTtgcaggattttttttttagatccatATATTTGCAACATTTGTTAGTAAATGAATGTTTAACATTGTTATAGTTTTTGTCattataatttgataattgttttataaaaaaaatagaaattatagttttttttataactaaaatctcaagaattttttttaataaattcatgcaaaattataatttgtattgattaattaaatatttttaaaattataattacagcAAAAGACAATGACAACCACACCATACCACTACCAAACagacgaagaaaaaaataaaaataaaaaacagtgcCGAAATGGGTTTTCAATTTCAGCTGGAAcctaattaaatttttcaaattacatTTTTACCACCGAAAGTTGTTGAAATCTCAAAATAGCCACTCAAGCTAGCTCACAAAATGTACACGTGTGGGATCCGGATTGGGAATTTCAGATACcgaaaacaaaggaaaatatCACAAGGCTTAGGCGGGTACTAAAAGCAGAGCAACGAACAATAAAAGGGATAATTCCCTTTAGAAAGCAAGGTTTCTACTTCTTCGTCAGCCATCGTCACTCACTCCCAAGATATCTATCTGTTCCAGCCCCCGATAGACAAcactgaagaaagaaaaagacgaAAAGGTTTCCAATTCGTGAAATTTCAATGGACACTTAgggttttaaataaaaagaaagaagacgttattttttcttttagatgctAAAAATGAGTGTTTCGGCGACATTTCGTGGCAATTTTAGTTCCTTATTGATACCACAGAGCAGCTATTGTCCTTGCGATTATCGTCCACGCCACATTTTAGCTTCTTCTTCTGTTATTTCTTGGCGAAAACGATGTCGTACAAGAGATTTCAAGTTGTACCAGGTTTCAGAGTAagagttcttcttcttcttcttcttcttcaattgttaTGGatgcttataatttatttattatagtaTTACTCAAAAACGTGTTCTAGTTTTTTCTACTTGTAGGAAGCTAATTATACTGCTGTGTTTTAGGTTTTGTGAGAGGAGAGAAATTATTGTATGTAGAGCTGCAGAGACAGAGATTGAACCGGATAATAGCAACAATGATAATAAGGTTATTGctacctcttttcttttcttctgtttatatatatacaaatacaataataaCATGCAATGTTAGCTAGATTCTACCGTTTATCTGGTTAATTAGTTAGTTTGGTGCgtctttgatttgatttaaagtTATTGAATTTAACTTAGGAGGTGAAGTAACATATGATCCCTTTCACATGCTTTGGTTGAGTTATAGATTTAGTTTTGAATCCCATTTCATGAAATTGGATATCTTACTTTGGATGTGTGGGAATTGGAATACAAATCCAAGATCAATAACTTGAGAGTTATAGATTTAGTttcatgttaatgttttttttttgcattcacATACGTGggatttatttaactttgaattTGTTAAATGTATCTAGGAAAAAGAAGTGCATGAAGGAGGAGAGGAGCATCCTACCATAGATTCCGTTGGCCAAACTGACGACCAACCTGATTCTCAGCCTACAAttctaaatcaaataaatgGCGGGGAAATTACTACTGGAGGTGGCACCCAGGTATTTATATCTCTTACTTAGTATAAGACTTGCAGTTTTTagattctttgtttttatcaatataGCTGTAGACATAATGTTTGCTCTATGCGGTCAGCTATTGCATTTCCTTTCCCTTTTAACACTTATGCATGGAATAACTGTATGTTTAGTCTCCTTCTCTTGAAGGGAAAGATGTGCTGCTTCTAAGTGGTTTTGAATAACTACAGATAAATGAAACAATATACAATGGTTGGCCACAACGTCCTGTAGCCATTCAAATTTCATAAGAAAACTCTGGCTCCTGCCCTTGACAATTCTGTTCATCTCAGAGTCATGTTCTTtgacataatattatttttaataggttCATGTAATTTTCTTTGGTTTGGGAGCAGGAAACTCATTATTAAATCCCCTGACCCTTATTACATTAAGGTTGTGTTTGAAACAGGAAGCTGATGATGAAGTTGTCAGTGGGTCCCCTCTGCCAGGTGTGAAGGTGATTTGCAAGTGCTTAGTTTTTTGCGTTTCAGTAGGGATCTTCTTTCAAAGCATACTTtcttacttatttttaaaatttccttAACAGCCCCAGCAACTGGATGAATCAATCAGGATTCCTAAAGAAACAATTGATATTCTCAGGAACCAAGTGTTTGGCTTTGATACATTTTTTGTGACAAGCCAGGAGCCATATGAGGTGAGCTACTAATGCGCAAGGCTTTATGTTTTTGCATTTGTTTCCTTCTGTCCATTACAAATTCTCTAAGAGGGAATAAAACCAAATGGATTTGCAATCTAGGCTAGAAGTTCTGACTGATTATCCAAAGCTTACATCTGTTCTAACCAGTAGCCCAAGTTTATGTTATCCTCATTGTGCTTTTATCATGGATATCAGACATTTCTTGAACAGTGATTAGGTTTGCTCCATCTTACTCATTCTCCATGAAAGAAATGCTTTTGCTGACATCCTTGCTGAAAGGGATCTTCTCAAGATTGTCTTATAGTGTGGACTAGTCCAACATATTCATCCACAGCTTCTATCTGATTGTTCTTGTGTCTTATTTTTGAGAGggtagtttgtttttgtttctttttccattGTACCAAAAAGAATGGCTCTTtcttcctttaaattttttgaaattctttaCAAATTTACCTGTGGAAGTTGAAAATCCATTTAAGAAGGGGGACAAGGAGTGTGTGAAATAGATACATAAGAGGAGTTTGCTATTTCATTTTACTCTTTCTAGTCAAGAGTGAATATTTCATGTCTTTCTAgttaatttgtttgattttttgttatgcTTTTGGTAGGGTGGAGTCTTGTTTAAAGGAAACCTGCGAGGCCAGGCAGCTAAAAGCTATGAAAAATTAACGAACAGGATGCAGGTGAATTTATTAGCTTCTTCATTTTCCCCCTTTTCATGCAGTTTTGTCACTGATACTGCACACAATTCAATTAAACAGAATAAACTTGGGGATGAGTATAAGATTTTCCTCCTAGTTAATCCGGAGGATGATAAACCAGTGGCAGTTGTGGTTCCAAGAAAGACCCTTCAGCCAGAAACGACAGGTAGTTTTATAGCCTAGTACAgtgttgttattttattttttttgcctgATCAGCACCTTTTTTCACAGTAAAATACTTAAATCTCTCATCACAAGAGTGAAGACACAAATCAGAGCCAATTTAACATCTGGTTTAAACTACAATGGATTTAGCTTTATTTCTGCAGCTGTCCCAGAGTGGTTTGCAGCTGGCGCTTTTGGACTGGTTACAATTTTTACATTACTTCTCCGGAATGTGCCTGCATTACAGTCAAACTTATTGtatgtaatttatttatctattctTATGAATcatatttacattaataaaaGCTATGTTTTGCTGAAGCTGAGGGTATTTAGATTAACAAAgaacttttaattgttttctgtCAGACTTTTCATTTAGGCAAGTATCTGAAAAGGTACAGTGTGATTTCCATGCATACCCTGTTGTGGTTCCTTGTGCCCTCCTTTTGTGTTACATCTCTTGATTAAGGGTGATAACTTGagcaaattctttttctttgcctttGCTACATGCATTTTCCAGAGAGGGTacttcacttttttttgtccttattCATgtggataattttttgttatgctGGGTGTTAATAGTGCCTTTTATATCTACTCGTCTTGTAGTTTATCTTCAAGGTTTCTAATTCATTTTTGTATGAGCATTTTCTTTGACCTTCTAGACTTCTTTCATGACACAGAACTCATAAAAATTTTCTGACTagaacattaatattttaaatgttccAGATCGACTTTTGACAATCCTGAGCTGTTGATGGATGGGCTACCCGGAGCCCTTGTGACTGCACTTGTTCTGGGGGCACATGAATTGAGCCACATACTGGTTGCAAAAAGTAATGAAGTTAAGCTTGGGGTGCCATACTTTGTTCCAAGTTGGCaggtgaaatatatatatatatatatttatatatattgttgtctTGTCTTGATCTTTACTTATGCTGTTCCCTAGCGTGATTTCTTTGGGGAACTGGCTAGGAGACTGTTTTCTATCCAAAGCAATCCTTTTCTATTGACTGATCTATCCTGGGTCGGTGGCAGATAGGTTCTTTCGGTGCTATCACAAGGATAACAAGTATCGTGCCCAAACGTGAAGTTCTTCTGAAAGTTGCAGTGGCAGGACCTTTAGCGGGGTTTTCCTTGGGTcttgttcttttccttttggGCTTCATCTTACCACCTAGAGATGGTATTGGTCTTGTTGTTGACGCTTCTGTTTTTCACGAGTCATTTCTTGCTGGGGGTATTGGTAAGTTCATTTTGGAGTTTATTGCATACAGATCTGCTAGTGCATTCTGTTATGACTTGCAATGCTACAAAGATTGATGGAGATcaaatttatctaattatagTTGACTACCTTGatctttatatttcttttcccaaaaaaagacttgcatttttttttcagtgatcAAGTTATTTACTTCACATGTAATTTTACTCAAGCAAGTTGGAGACCGGTGATATTAACTTTGAGCTTTGCTTTTACCTGTAGCTAAACTTCTGCTAGGTGATGTACTCAAGGAAGGCACTCCCATATCTGTTAATCCACTGGTGATATGGGCGTGGGCTGGACTTCTTATTAATGCCATCAACAGCATCCCTGCTGGAGAGCTTGATGGTGGGCGAATTTCTTTTGCTATCTGGGGAAGGAAGGTATACCAtttaaaattaagcacaagagaAATTATAAGATACTTCCAATGGATTGCCTCCCCGCCCACATGAAAGCGGGACCCACTATGATAACACCAGTGGGGTCCGCTGCTATATGAGTGGGTAGTAGTACGCTGGGAGTATCTGATGATCTCTCTAAATACAATATAGCAATAACTTGAAGGTTTAAACTCGATGTTGTTGACCCGAAAGTCACTTTCAAATGGCTCAGGAATTAAAATATAACCTTTTAACCTCAGATATTTTTCTGAATGTTTTGAGGTGAAGAGAGTGTGACACAGATCTAGTTTTTCATTTGACAGGCTTCAGCTCGCTTCACTGGTTTCTCCATTGTCTTGCTTGGACTATCCTCACTACTTAACGATGTGGCTTTTTTCTGGGTAGTTCTAATATTCTTCTTACAAAGGGGGCCAATTTCTCCAGTTTCTGAAGAGATAAGTGATCCCGAGAATAAGTATGTTGCCCTTGGACTCTTAGTTTTGGTCTTAGGATTGCTGGTGTGCCTACCATACCCCTTCCCTTTTACAGATGAAACCGTTACAAGTTTCACAAGTAATGCCATTTCAAGTCTCTAGTCACAATACAGTTTCCATATACTCCAGCCTAAAGTTGTTCTTAGAATGTCAGACAGCCTTGTTAGTGTAACTTGTACAAGGAAATGCGATACACATTTTAGCCCATCAAATTGGTGAAATTGTGCTGTGTATTGGCATCAAGAAATTCATATGCATGGCTATTTTCTCCCGTAATTCTGTTCGTGTAATTTCAATAAAGTCGATGAATCTTTTTGCGGGTGCTTCTATTTTTAAGTAATGCCATGGTCGAAGTTAGTACAGGACCACATTCTGGGTGAACTGAAATCAGCGAGAACAGATAACTATCCTGGATTACCTTCAAAGGCATCGAGTGCCGTTAAGTTGATATGTACCCTTACAGAATGTCATGTCATTTCAGCTTGTAAGAACTGGGGAAAACGTTTCATAGCTAGCTAGATCCTTGTTGTCCAGAAAATTCAAGTATTTTGGAGCGGATTATCATGTGTGTTTTCGGGTAAGGATATACTTGGCTGCGTTTGATGCATAAATTGGGCaattatcataataaatttaaaaaattgatgaattgacataggttaaaaaaattcaagtatttagtaaatgttattttttttaatgcgaCAAGATAGTTGTCATGTTTTAGAATAGTAATATTTAGTAAATGTCGTGTTTTTGAAGCGTGAAATGATTAAACTGTATCATTTCTGGCTTAACCAGTTGACCTAGTTTATAATGGTTAATGAAATTAatcgattaattttaaaaataataagaaaaatctcaaaactatcaaaattaaaaggctCGGcgagattttttatatctaaagatCTGATAGCCTACGTCGTTCTCTGAACTACcaatcgaatcaaaagttatggtttttttgACATGTTATTCTAGTCTGGCATGACTAGATCTTCTCTCAAACCTAAATATGTTCtattgatttataaatatatttgctaggttattcataaaaaattttaggATAAGGACGTGTTTATTTAGTTAAGacatatattttcaaacctAACTCATAGGTGTTATTTTGATGAGAAATCATctgctattttatttataatgttattgaTGGTGATACTGATAAAACTCTGTTTATGCAATTAAGTTGTGTGGAAAATAACATGCAAGTTGCCAATGCAGTATTTGGTTTCATGCAGATTTGAGGTGTCGATGACCAGTATAGATGGAGGACTCGTCCTCTTTTGGCTGATTATCTAAAAGCAAACTTACTAATGACAACCAGGTTTTCCCGATAATGCAAGTCACCGGAGAGTTGCATGATGATCACACCTTGCTGGGATGCCCTCCGTGCTGCATTGCCTGTCGGAACTGTCAGTGGGGCACCAAAGGTTTGCTTTTGATCGTATTATTTCCCATTCAGATGCTCCCAACTTGACCTAGTGTTTGAGCTGAACTAAATTTGCGAACATTATTTATTTCGTCACTACTTATGCTTTATCACGGCATGTCTGGTATGAGGACATTCTTGCCTGTAGTGGCAAGCCTCTCTATGGAAGTCTGTCATGATAACGTATAGACTTTATGGtccatttttttccaaattgctTTTCTAAGCACTATCAAGATGCAATCTTCCTTTCCCTTCTTCGGAAATTCTGATGATCATCATTTGAATTGTGATACAGGTAAAGGCAATGGAATTGATTGACCAAATGGAGGTGTCGAGGCGTGGTCCTTACAGTGGAGGATTAGGAGGGGTTTCCTTCACTGGTGATATGGACATTGCACTGGCTCTTAGGACCATGGTATTCCCAACGGAAACTCAATACAACACAATGTACTCGTATAAGGATGCTCAGCTACGCCGTGAATGGATTGCTGGTGCTGGTATAGTTGCAGACAGTGTACCCGAAGACGAGCACCGTGAGTGCCAGAACAAAGTTGCTGGGCTTGCTCGCGCCATCGACTTGGCTGAGTTAACTTTTGTTAACAAGTCATGAGGTTTAGCAACAGGTACAGATATAGATTTCCAATACCAGCTGACCTTTTGTATGTAGCCAACCTGCTCTGGAAGCAAGCTAGAGTTGCTtgaggagaggaagagagagtaAGAAAAGAATGCTAGCCAATTGTATGTAAAACTTTTGCAATATAATCAATTTATCCATGCCATGCACCCTAAAATCTAAATTTCTCTTCCCTGTCCATCGTAATGCAAGTGGTGGCATTTTCTTCAAATACTGTAAGCATCCATACAAGAAAACTAGTGATCTAACTCTAAAAGACAGCTCAACTGATCAGGCCTTCAGTTTGTTCCTcaatgatcacgagtttgagTTCTTTTAAGGtaactggaggcttacatggtcgttaatttcagaatccgtgagattagtcgaggtatgcgCAAGCTGGTCcaaacacccatgttaataataataaaaaaaaaaactagtgttctGCTTTTCAATCTTACAATGCCCGCAACTGCTCCCTGTGCTTGACATTAGTTATATGCTTCCTTATTGTACATTGTTGAACAAGAATTTGCAAGAAATAATCCTTTCTTCCGTAATATTAGTAATAATGACGTATCAGGGGACAGTGCTACTTTAATTGCAAACTTGAAAAGGCCTCAACTGAAGCTCCAAGGAAATGCATTATTTTGGGTAACTAGCAGGCTCTATTCAAAGGTATTTCTTAAACATGACAGGAGAACAAGGAAAGCCTGTCAAACATTCTGTATTTTAACACTAGAAAGACGTTCCAACATTACAATCTGCTTCTAATCTAGTGAGCCTCTTCTAGAGCATGGGCGTATCAGTTAGTTTTTATGGATGCTTCTGCACCTGAGCCTCTTGACTAAAGCATACCTTCAACCAGGGCGacgttattttttataagatagaAATGGTTGCCATTTCAGTGTTTTCTGCAGGCGAAGATAATTTCTCCAGTTTGCAGCATCTGCAGAGAATTTCAAAGTAGCTCAGCATCTTTAAAGAAGTAATGGTGTCTCTTTGTTGCTTCAATATACCTCTCACCACCTTCAAAATATACATCACTTGCAACTATTGCTTGTAAAAATCTCAGAATACAGTAAAAAAGAACCATAAAATATAAGTTTAACTGAGATGAAGATAGAAACGTACCACTACCTGAATAATATCAGTCTAACCTGGGACACCCAGCAATACTCTTAGCATATTTCTATACCATAATCACCCTAAAAAAAGACAGTGATCACAATTAATACAGTTTCTGACAGCTAAACTTCTGCCTAAACCATCCAACTAGCACATAGTATCACAAAAGTTACTTGTCACGTCATTAAAATCCCAAACTTagattgtgtttatttttacagtataatcgtgtttttaaaaggttttcaatttttatattattttaatatattaatataaaaaataaaaaaaattattttaatatattttcataaaaaaacaaccaataatacaataataaacCATATCCGATGACATCCATAAATTGCACAATCAACCAACAGTAACCAGCACATTTATCAAAGATCTTATCAATCACCCCTTGATCAAAGTATCAATGCACACAAAATCACAGCAAATGATAAAACGTAAGCACCTACAATCATGATCACAATCATCTTTTACTATCATAATCAACGATCTCCGAATCAGTAACCGATCTCGAGTGCTGAACTATAGACCGTCCGATTGAATTGATCCAATCCTCCTTTTCCTTCTCAGAATCTGCAATAAAATACATGGTATCGTTCCTCGTAGACAACTCGAATGCGTACTGTTTATGAAGCACGTCCTCCGCTCCTTTAACTGTCAAGCAAGAGGCAACTGGGATGACGCCACGTGGCTTACACACACGAGTCACGGTGGAATCTTTGAACCAGAAGAGCTTCCCTTGTTTTAAAATGAACCACCGGCGTCTCCATGTCTTGATGTGCTCCCCTTGTTTCATTAACCACCCTGTTCGTTCTGGGTTCGACCAGAACTCGACCCCGTCCGTTTGGGTTGATTGGGTTTGCGTTAGGGCCGTCGCGGCACGCCAGAGAGATGCCATGGAGTCAGAGAGTGACATGGGGGGTTCGGATTTGAAGGAGAGAGAGTTCCAGTTATTGACGAAATCGAGGTGGGAAAGAAAGGAAGGgaagggttttctttttctaattttctcctCGCTTGTCGGTTTTATAGAGTGAcaatgttcttttcttttttatctcttctcCATTCCATTTTACGATTCTTTCTCGATAGATAAAGAAAATATCCATTTAACGTTTCATTAAAgcgaagaaaaaataaaatttgccgtagatttattaaattttatcataatttccTATCATATACTGTCATGGCATGTTTAATATACCGAGTGACATGAATTTGatctctttcttctcctttcttaatattaaataagataaagaaaaagagaaagaaagggaaaattttataatgttaGTAGCTACTAGCTAGtagtattttatttacttttaaaaaccagttaaataaaagaggaaaaaaataaaattaataattcacaaaaaaataaaaaatatatactttcatttataatttatttttttacatttgttttttaaaattgacttgaaaataattaatgagaagtaattaattacatcttgagcataataaaatttctcaagaataaaataattggttatcaatatttttgcaaagtAGTATTTCAACTCGAATTTGTGTGCCTGCtgataggtttttttaaaaaaaaatgcttgttAATTATGTATCTATACAGTCGCATTTATAAATTCTTACGCATAGAAATCATAATTCGGATGTTTCCCTGTTTAAATGtttaattcttattaaaaaaagaagttaaatgaaaataaaagttttaatttttaaaattactaaaagtTCATGCCAGGCATATTCGTccaaattagtttaaaaatattttataattgaagttattgattgaaaatattaaaagaatatgtaCATGTTTAGTATGTAattgaaagttaaaaatatcataaatgttatgaaat is a window encoding:
- the LOC18101414 gene encoding anthranilate synthase alpha subunit 1, chloroplastic, with product MMITPCWDALRAALPVGTVSGAPKVKAMELIDQMEVSRRGPYSGGLGGVSFTGDMDIALALRTMVFPTETQYNTMYSYKDAQLRREWIAGAGIVADSVPEDEHRECQNKVAGLARAIDLAELTFVNKS
- the LOC7494480 gene encoding probable zinc metalloprotease EGY2, chloroplastic isoform X1 codes for the protein MLKMSVSATFRGNFSSLLIPQSSYCPCDYRPRHILASSSVISWRKRCRTRDFKLYQVSEFCERREIIVCRAAETEIEPDNSNNDNKEKEVHEGGEEHPTIDSVGQTDDQPDSQPTILNQINGGEITTGGGTQEADDEVVSGSPLPGVKPQQLDESIRIPKETIDILRNQVFGFDTFFVTSQEPYEGGVLFKGNLRGQAAKSYEKLTNRMQNKLGDEYKIFLLVNPEDDKPVAVVVPRKTLQPETTAVPEWFAAGAFGLVTIFTLLLRNVPALQSNLLSTFDNPELLMDGLPGALVTALVLGAHELSHILVAKSNEVKLGVPYFVPSWQIGSFGAITRITSIVPKREVLLKVAVAGPLAGFSLGLVLFLLGFILPPRDGIGLVVDASVFHESFLAGGIAKLLLGDVLKEGTPISVNPLVIWAWAGLLINAINSIPAGELDGGRISFAIWGRKASARFTGFSIVLLGLSSLLNDVAFFWVVLIFFLQRGPISPVSEEISDPENKYVALGLLVLVLGLLVCLPYPFPFTDETVTSFTSNAISSL
- the LOC7494481 gene encoding pleckstrin homology domain-containing protein 1; this encodes MSLSDSMASLWRAATALTQTQSTQTDGVEFWSNPERTGWLMKQGEHIKTWRRRWFILKQGKLFWFKDSTVTRVCKPRGVIPVASCLTVKGAEDVLHKQYAFELSTRNDTMYFIADSEKEKEDWINSIGRSIVQHSRSVTDSEIVDYDSKR
- the LOC7494480 gene encoding probable zinc metalloprotease EGY2, chloroplastic isoform X2, whose translation is MLKMSVSATFRGNFSSLLIPQSSYCPCDYRPRHILASSSVISWRKRCRTRDFKLYQVSEFCERREIIVCRAAETEIEPDNSNNDNKEKEVHEGGEEHPTIDSVGQTDDQPDSQPTILNQINGGEITTGGGTQEADDEVVSGSPLPGVKPQQLDESIRIPKETIDILRNQVFGFDTFFVTSQEPYEGGVLFKGNLRGQAAKSYEKLTNRMQNKLGDEYKIFLLVNPEDDKPVAVVVPRKTLQPETTAVPEWFAAGAFGLVTIFTLLLRNVPALQSNLLSTFDNPELLMDGLPGALVTALVLGAHELSHILVAKSNEVKLGVPYFVPSWQIGSFGAITRITSIVPKREVLLKVAVAGPLAGFSLGLVLFLLGFILPPRDGIGLVVDASVFHESFLAGGIAKLLLGDVLKEGTPISVNPLVIWAWAGLLINAINSIPAGELDGGRISFAIWGRKFFI